One window of Candidatus Mycobacterium wuenschmannii genomic DNA carries:
- a CDS encoding ATP-binding protein has product MTAAAKPAKDQQRGDRAIELRVAATLENLAVLRTLVGAVGTFEDLDFDAVADLRLAVDEVCTRLIRSAVPGATLEIVIDPHDDELRVEASTACTTEDVVTPGSFSWHVLTSLADDVQTSRNGDGVFGVTLTARRAGTPR; this is encoded by the coding sequence ATGACCGCTGCTGCGAAGCCGGCGAAAGATCAGCAACGCGGCGATCGCGCCATCGAGCTCCGAGTGGCAGCGACTCTAGAAAACCTGGCCGTGCTGCGCACCTTGGTCGGCGCGGTCGGCACCTTCGAGGATCTCGACTTCGACGCGGTGGCCGATCTGCGGCTCGCGGTCGACGAGGTCTGCACGAGGCTGATTCGCTCGGCCGTCCCCGGCGCCACCCTGGAAATCGTCATCGATCCGCACGACGACGAGTTGCGGGTCGAGGCATCGACGGCGTGCACCACCGAGGACGTGGTGACCCCCGGCAGTTTCAGTTGGCATGTGTTGACCTCGCTGGCCGACGACGTGCAGACATCCCGCAACGGCGACGGCGTATTCGGCGTCACCCTGACCGCGCGACGGGCGGGCACTCCCAGGTGA
- a CDS encoding RNA polymerase sigma factor SigF gives MTARAVGSSKSSRPNEYADVPDMFRELATLDADSSDFQRHRDKIVQRCLPLADHIARRFEGRGEPRDDLVQVARVGLVNAVARFDVETGSDFVSFAVPTIMGEVRRHFRDNSWSVKVPRRLKELHLRLGTATADLSQRLGRAPTATELSQELEMDRTEVIEGLVAGSSYNTLSIDSGGGSGDEEARAIADTLGDVDTGLERIENREALRPLLEGLPERERTVLVLRFFDSMTQTQIAERVGISQMHVSRLLAKSLARLRDELE, from the coding sequence GTGACAGCGCGAGCTGTCGGCAGTTCGAAGTCCTCACGACCCAACGAGTACGCCGACGTTCCCGACATGTTCCGTGAGCTGGCTACGCTCGACGCCGACTCATCGGATTTCCAGCGCCACCGCGACAAGATCGTTCAGCGCTGCCTGCCGCTGGCCGACCACATCGCCCGCCGCTTCGAAGGACGCGGCGAACCGCGCGACGACCTGGTTCAGGTGGCGCGCGTCGGGCTGGTCAATGCGGTGGCCCGGTTCGACGTCGAAACCGGCTCTGACTTCGTCTCGTTCGCGGTCCCCACGATCATGGGTGAGGTCCGCCGGCACTTCCGGGACAACAGCTGGTCGGTGAAGGTTCCGCGCCGCCTGAAGGAACTCCACCTGCGGCTGGGGACCGCGACCGCGGACCTGTCGCAACGGCTGGGCCGCGCGCCGACGGCGACCGAGTTGTCGCAGGAACTGGAGATGGACCGCACCGAGGTCATCGAAGGCCTGGTGGCGGGCAGCTCGTACAACACACTGTCCATCGACAGCGGCGGCGGCAGCGGCGACGAAGAGGCTCGGGCGATCGCTGACACCCTCGGTGACGTGGATACCGGCCTGGAACGCATCGAGAACCGTGAGGCGCTCCGGCCCCTCCTCGAGGGACTGCCGGAGCGGGAGCGCACCGTGCTCGTCCTCAGGTTCTTCGACTCGATGACGCAGACTCAGATCGCCGAGCGCGTCGGCATCTCGCAAATGCACGTCTCGCGGCTGCTGGCGAAATCGCTTGCGCGACTACGGGACGAGCTCGAATAG
- a CDS encoding TetR/AcrR family transcriptional regulator — MRTPRRRLSPDDRRAELLALGAEVFGQRPYDEVRIDEIAERAGVSRALMYHYFPDKRAFFAAVVKGQADQLFETTNTPPTPGQNLFEEVRGGVLAYMQYHQEHPHAAWAAYVGLGRSDPVLLGIDDEAKDRQMEHIMSRIVEVDGSGSSLEPDVERDLRIVIHGWLALTFEVCRQRIIHPETDSGQLSDSCAHSLLDAITRVKDIPGPLAKAVAPDQR, encoded by the coding sequence ATGCGAACGCCAAGGCGCCGGTTATCCCCGGACGATCGCCGCGCCGAGTTGCTCGCGTTGGGCGCGGAAGTCTTCGGTCAGCGGCCCTACGACGAAGTCCGCATCGACGAGATCGCGGAGCGCGCCGGTGTCTCGCGGGCGTTGATGTACCACTACTTCCCGGACAAGCGCGCGTTCTTCGCCGCCGTCGTCAAGGGCCAGGCCGACCAACTCTTCGAAACCACGAATACGCCACCGACTCCCGGGCAGAACCTCTTCGAGGAGGTTCGGGGCGGCGTCCTCGCGTACATGCAATATCACCAGGAGCACCCGCACGCGGCGTGGGCGGCGTACGTGGGCCTCGGCCGGTCCGACCCGGTCCTGCTCGGCATCGACGACGAGGCCAAGGACCGCCAGATGGAACACATCATGAGTCGCATCGTCGAGGTCGACGGGTCGGGCAGCAGCCTGGAGCCCGACGTCGAACGCGACCTCCGCATCGTCATCCACGGCTGGCTGGCGCTGACCTTCGAGGTCTGCCGGCAGCGGATCATCCATCCAGAGACCGACTCGGGTCAGCTCAGCGACTCCTGCGCGCATTCGTTGCTCGACGCGATCACCCGAGTGAAGGACATCCCCGGCCCGCTGGCCAAGGCGGTGGCTCCCGACCAGCGCTGA
- a CDS encoding STAS domain-containing protein, with translation MALPPPAWEDHSARFSAEWDTARVIVTAHGELDASNATHLADYFDLCITHSTPLILDLSGLKFFGTAGFSALHLINVKCAGANLRWAVVPSKAVSRLLRICDPDCTLPLIKSVHAMPDTDGDEPGRLFELVP, from the coding sequence GTGGCGCTTCCACCACCCGCATGGGAGGACCACTCGGCGCGCTTCAGCGCCGAGTGGGACACCGCCCGGGTAATCGTCACCGCTCACGGTGAGCTCGACGCGTCCAACGCCACTCACCTCGCCGACTACTTCGATCTCTGCATCACGCACTCGACACCTTTGATCCTGGACCTAAGTGGCCTGAAATTCTTTGGCACAGCAGGGTTTTCGGCGCTGCACCTGATCAACGTCAAGTGCGCGGGCGCCAACCTGCGCTGGGCGGTGGTGCCGAGCAAGGCGGTGTCACGGCTGCTGCGGATCTGCGACCCCGACTGCACCCTGCCATTGATCAAGTCGGTGCATGCAATGCCGGACACGGACGGAGACGAGCCGGGTCGGCTATTCGAGCTCGTCCCGTAG
- a CDS encoding ATP-dependent helicase yields the protein MTSVPAGLERFSVVTRDWFAGTFAEPTPAQADAWSAIADGHNTLVIAPTGSGKTLAAFLWAIDALAAAPRSEREPGTRVLYVSPLKALAVDVERNLRTPLAGMARVAAQKGLPTPEITVGLRSGDTPPAQRRQLISNPPDVLITTPESLFLMLTSAARETLAGVQTVIVDEVHAIAATKRGAHLALSLERLDEMLPKPAQRIGLSATVRPAEEVARFLSGSSPATIVSPPAAKTFELAVQVPIPDMANLENGSIWPDVEAQLVDLVESHNSTIVFANSRRLAERLTARLNEIHAERMDAEASADDVSAVANPRAATPQSAERDEEKPRNPKVAGGAPAHLLGSGQTYGAPTLLARAHHGSVSKEQRAIVEEDLKSGRLKAVVATSSLELGIDMGAVDLVIQVEAPPSVASGLQRIGRAGHQVGEISHGVLFPKHRTDLIGCAVTVQRMLTGQIETMRVPTNPLDILAQHTVAASALEPLDVDRWFDTVRRSAPFATLPHSAFEATLDLLSGKYPSTEFAELRPRLVYDRDNGTVTARPGAQRLAVTSGGAIPDRGLFTVYLATDSETPSRVGELDEEMVYESRPGDVIALGATSWRITEITHDRVLVIPAPGEPARLPFWRGDDSGRPAELGRAVGAFTGELAALDRGPFESRCAELGFNEYATENLWRLLDDQRSATNVVPTDATLLVERFRDELGDWRVILHSPYGLRVHGPLALAVSRRLRERYGIDEKPTASDDGIVVRLPDTPSESGAETPPGAELFVFDADEIDPVVTAEVGGSALFASRFRECAARALLLPRRHPGKRSPLWHQRQRAAQLLDVARKYPDFPIVLETVRECLQDVYDVPTLAGLMTDIATRKIRVVETETQTPSPFAASLLFGYVGAFMYEGDSPLAERRAAALSLDPTLLAELLGRVELRELLDPEVVAGTGRQLQHLTADRAARDAEAVADLLRLLGPLTADEITARAGGADVGGWLEALYAAKRALPVSFAGGSWWVAIEDIGRLRDGVGVAVPVGVPASFTEAVADPLGELLSRYARTHAPFTTADVATRFGLGVRVAADVLGRLAADGKLVRGEFSTDAAGDEWCDADVLRILRRRSLAALRAQVEPVTTSAYARFLPAWHGVGAGSAPNSGLDGLLAVIDQLAGVPLPASAVESLVLAPRVRDYSPALLDELLASGEVMWSGAGSISGSDGWVAFHAADAAPLTLAAGSGIEFTATHRSILDLLSGGGAFFFRQLGQPGIGEAELKTALWELIWAGWVTGDTFAPVRALLSGGPGRKRSAPAHRQARTKRPPRLSRYSVANPQARAADPTVAGRWSALPAPESDSTTRAHHQAELLLNRHGVLTRGAVGAEGIPGGFAMLYKVLTAFEDAGRCQRGYFVESLGGAQFAVASTVDRLRSYLDGVDPERPEYRAVVLAAADPANPYGAALPWPTRSAEDDAARPGRKAGALVVLVDGELVWFLERGGRSMLSFADDVPEANHAAAAALAGLVSGRQVNSILIERINSTPVLAPEAPGAVATALAEAGFSRTPRGLRLR from the coding sequence GTGACATCTGTACCTGCTGGGCTCGAGCGGTTCAGCGTCGTCACCCGCGACTGGTTCGCCGGGACGTTCGCCGAACCGACACCTGCGCAGGCCGACGCCTGGTCGGCGATCGCCGACGGCCACAACACCTTGGTCATCGCGCCGACCGGTTCGGGCAAGACGCTGGCCGCATTCCTGTGGGCGATCGACGCGCTGGCCGCCGCGCCGCGTAGCGAGCGGGAACCCGGCACCCGGGTGCTGTACGTGTCACCGCTCAAGGCGCTGGCCGTCGACGTCGAACGCAACCTGCGCACGCCACTGGCCGGCATGGCCCGCGTCGCCGCGCAGAAGGGTCTGCCGACGCCGGAGATCACCGTCGGCCTGAGGTCCGGCGACACTCCCCCGGCCCAGCGCCGCCAACTGATCAGCAATCCGCCCGACGTGCTGATCACCACGCCCGAGTCGCTGTTCCTGATGCTGACTTCGGCGGCGCGGGAAACCCTGGCCGGCGTGCAGACGGTGATCGTCGACGAGGTCCATGCCATCGCCGCAACCAAGCGCGGCGCACATCTGGCGCTGTCGCTGGAGCGGCTCGACGAGATGCTGCCGAAACCGGCGCAGCGCATCGGTCTGTCGGCGACGGTGCGGCCGGCCGAGGAGGTGGCCCGCTTCCTGTCGGGGTCGTCGCCGGCGACCATCGTCTCCCCGCCCGCGGCGAAGACCTTCGAGCTGGCGGTGCAGGTCCCGATTCCGGACATGGCCAATTTGGAGAACGGCAGCATCTGGCCCGACGTCGAGGCGCAACTGGTCGACCTGGTCGAATCGCACAACTCGACGATCGTGTTCGCCAACTCTCGACGGCTCGCCGAGCGACTGACCGCGCGGCTGAACGAGATTCACGCCGAGCGGATGGATGCGGAGGCGTCGGCGGACGATGTGTCGGCCGTGGCCAACCCGCGCGCGGCGACGCCGCAGAGCGCGGAACGCGATGAGGAGAAGCCGCGCAACCCGAAGGTCGCCGGCGGCGCGCCCGCCCACCTGCTGGGCAGTGGCCAAACCTACGGCGCCCCAACCCTGTTGGCGCGGGCACACCACGGCTCGGTCAGCAAGGAACAGCGCGCAATCGTGGAAGAGGACCTGAAATCCGGGCGGCTCAAGGCGGTGGTGGCGACGTCGAGCCTGGAACTCGGCATCGACATGGGCGCCGTCGATCTGGTCATCCAGGTCGAGGCCCCGCCGTCGGTGGCCAGCGGCCTGCAGCGCATCGGCCGCGCCGGCCACCAGGTCGGCGAGATCTCGCACGGGGTGCTGTTCCCCAAGCACCGCACGGATCTGATTGGTTGCGCGGTGACCGTACAGCGCATGCTGACCGGACAGATCGAAACCATGCGGGTGCCCACCAACCCACTCGACATCCTGGCCCAGCACACCGTGGCGGCGTCGGCGCTCGAACCGCTGGACGTCGACCGCTGGTTCGACACCGTCCGGCGCAGCGCGCCTTTTGCGACGTTGCCGCACAGCGCATTCGAGGCCACTCTGGACCTGCTGTCCGGGAAGTATCCGTCGACCGAGTTCGCCGAACTGCGGCCGCGGCTGGTGTACGACCGCGACAACGGCACCGTCACGGCGCGCCCGGGCGCGCAGCGGCTCGCAGTGACCTCCGGCGGCGCGATCCCCGACCGCGGCCTGTTCACCGTCTACCTGGCCACCGACTCTGAAACGCCCTCGCGGGTAGGCGAACTCGACGAGGAGATGGTCTATGAGTCGCGGCCGGGCGACGTCATCGCGCTGGGTGCCACCAGCTGGCGAATCACCGAGATCACCCACGACCGGGTGCTGGTGATCCCGGCGCCGGGCGAGCCGGCCCGGTTGCCGTTCTGGCGCGGTGACGACTCCGGGCGCCCCGCCGAACTCGGACGCGCGGTGGGCGCGTTCACCGGCGAGCTGGCCGCCCTCGATCGCGGGCCCTTCGAGAGTCGTTGCGCGGAACTGGGTTTCAACGAGTACGCCACCGAGAACCTGTGGCGGTTGCTCGACGATCAGCGCTCCGCGACCAACGTGGTACCCACCGACGCCACCCTGTTGGTCGAGCGGTTCCGCGACGAGCTGGGCGACTGGCGGGTGATCCTGCACTCCCCCTACGGCCTGCGCGTGCACGGTCCGCTCGCCCTGGCGGTGAGCCGACGGCTGCGTGAGCGTTACGGCATCGACGAGAAGCCGACCGCCTCAGACGATGGCATCGTGGTGCGGCTGCCCGACACACCTTCCGAATCCGGAGCCGAAACTCCGCCGGGTGCAGAGCTTTTCGTGTTCGACGCCGACGAGATCGATCCGGTCGTCACCGCGGAGGTCGGCGGCTCGGCGTTGTTCGCCTCCCGCTTCCGGGAATGCGCGGCGCGCGCCCTGCTGCTGCCCCGGCGGCATCCGGGTAAGCGCTCGCCGCTATGGCATCAGCGGCAGCGCGCCGCGCAACTGCTCGACGTGGCCCGCAAGTATCCGGACTTCCCGATCGTGCTGGAGACGGTCCGCGAATGCCTGCAGGACGTCTACGACGTGCCGACCCTGGCCGGGCTGATGACCGACATCGCCACCCGCAAGATCCGCGTCGTCGAGACCGAGACCCAGACCCCGTCACCGTTCGCCGCCTCGCTGCTGTTCGGCTACGTCGGCGCGTTCATGTACGAGGGCGACAGCCCGCTGGCCGAGCGCCGCGCGGCGGCGCTCTCGCTTGACCCCACGTTGCTGGCCGAGTTGCTCGGCCGCGTCGAGCTGCGCGAGCTGCTCGACCCCGAGGTGGTCGCCGGCACCGGTCGACAGCTGCAGCACCTGACGGCGGACCGGGCCGCCCGCGACGCCGAGGCGGTCGCGGACCTGCTGCGCCTGCTCGGCCCGCTGACCGCCGACGAAATCACCGCGCGCGCCGGCGGAGCCGACGTCGGCGGCTGGCTGGAGGCGCTGTACGCCGCCAAGCGGGCGCTGCCGGTGTCGTTCGCCGGCGGCAGCTGGTGGGTGGCGATCGAGGACATCGGCCGACTGCGCGACGGCGTCGGGGTGGCGGTGCCGGTCGGGGTGCCCGCGAGCTTCACCGAGGCGGTGGCCGACCCGCTGGGCGAGCTGCTGAGCCGCTACGCGCGTACCCATGCGCCGTTCACCACCGCCGACGTCGCCACCCGGTTCGGGCTCGGCGTGCGCGTGGCCGCCGACGTGCTGGGCCGGCTGGCCGCCGACGGGAAGCTGGTCCGCGGCGAGTTCTCCACCGACGCGGCCGGCGACGAGTGGTGTGACGCCGACGTGCTGCGGATTCTGCGGCGCCGCTCGCTTGCGGCGTTGCGCGCCCAGGTCGAGCCGGTCACCACCAGCGCGTACGCGCGATTCCTGCCGGCCTGGCACGGGGTGGGCGCGGGCTCGGCGCCCAACTCGGGACTGGACGGCCTGCTCGCGGTGATCGACCAACTCGCCGGAGTGCCACTGCCGGCGTCGGCGGTCGAGTCGCTCGTGCTGGCGCCGCGGGTGCGCGACTACTCCCCCGCGCTGCTCGACGAGTTGCTGGCCTCCGGCGAGGTGATGTGGTCGGGCGCCGGTTCCATCTCCGGCAGCGACGGCTGGGTCGCCTTCCACGCCGCCGACGCCGCTCCGCTGACGCTGGCCGCGGGGTCGGGAATCGAATTCACCGCAACCCACCGGTCGATCCTGGACCTGCTCTCGGGCGGCGGCGCCTTCTTCTTCCGGCAGCTGGGCCAGCCGGGCATCGGCGAAGCCGAGCTGAAAACCGCGCTCTGGGAATTGATCTGGGCCGGCTGGGTCACCGGCGACACGTTCGCTCCGGTGCGCGCGCTGCTGTCCGGCGGCCCGGGTCGCAAACGCTCCGCGCCCGCCCACCGGCAGGCCCGCACCAAGCGCCCACCGCGGCTGAGCCGCTACAGCGTCGCCAACCCACAGGCACGGGCCGCCGATCCGACGGTAGCCGGCCGCTGGTCGGCGCTGCCCGCGCCCGAATCGGATTCCACCACCCGCGCCCACCACCAGGCGGAGCTGCTGCTGAACAGGCACGGGGTGCTCACCCGCGGCGCGGTCGGTGCCGAAGGGATACCGGGCGGCTTCGCGATGCTCTACAAGGTGCTGACGGCGTTCGAGGACGCCGGCCGCTGCCAGCGCGGCTATTTCGTCGAGTCACTGGGCGGCGCCCAGTTCGCGGTGGCATCGACCGTCGACCGCCTGCGCAGCTATCTCGACGGCGTCGACCCCGAGCGGCCGGAGTACCGCGCGGTGGTGCTGGCCGCCGCCGATCCGGCCAACCCGTACGGCGCGGCGCTGCCCTGGCCGACGCGGTCGGCCGAGGACGACGCGGCCCGCCCGGGCCGCAAGGCCGGCGCGTTGGTGGTGCTGGTCGACGGCGAGCTGGTGTGGTTCCTCGAACGCGGCGGCCGGTCGATGCTGAGCTTTGCTGACGACGTCCCGGAGGCCAACCACGCCGCGGCGGCCGCACTGGCCGGGCTGGTCTCGGGCCGCCAGGTCAACTCGATCCTGATCGAGCGGATCAACAGCACCCCGGTGCTGGCGCCCGAGGCACCGGGCGCGGTTGCCACGGCCCTGGCCGAGGCCGGCTTCTCCCGGACCCCGCGCGGTCTGCGGCTGCGGTAG
- a CDS encoding acetyl-CoA carboxylase biotin carboxylase subunit, with product MASHASSTISKVLVANRGEIAVRVIRAAKDAGLPSVAVYAEPDADAPHVKLADEAFALGGQTSAESYLDFGKLLDAAEKSGANAIHPGYGFLSENADFAQAVLDAGLIWIGPSPQSIRDLGDKVTARHIAAKAQAPLVPGTPDPVKDADEVVAFAKEYGVPVAIKAAFGGGGRGMKVARTIEEIPELFESATREAVAAFGRGECFVERYLDKPRHVEAQVIADTHGNVVVAGTRDCSLQRRFQKLVEEAPAPFLTDAQRKEIHESAKRICKEAGYYGAGTVEYLVGQDGLISFLEVNTRLQVEHPVTEETAGIDLVLQQFKIANGEKLDITEDPTPRGHAIEFRINGEDAGRGFLPAPGPVTRYDIPTGPGVRLDSGVEAGSVIGGQFDSMLSKLIVYGATREEALARSRRALAEFHVEGLATVIPFHRAVVSDPAFIGDDNGFTVHTRWIETEWDNTIEPFTGGVPIDEDENLPRQTVVVEVGGRRLEVSLPGDLALGGGGGPATDSVGAIRKKPKARKRGAGGGAAASGDAVTAPMQGTVVKVAVEEGQEVSTGDLVVVLEAMKMENPVTAHKDGVITGLAVEPGAAITQGTVLAEIK from the coding sequence CGACGAGGCGTTCGCCCTTGGCGGCCAGACGTCGGCCGAGTCCTACCTCGACTTCGGCAAGCTGCTCGACGCCGCCGAGAAGTCCGGCGCCAACGCGATCCACCCCGGCTACGGCTTCCTGTCGGAGAACGCCGACTTCGCCCAGGCCGTCCTCGACGCCGGCCTGATCTGGATCGGGCCGAGCCCGCAGTCGATCCGCGACCTCGGCGACAAGGTCACCGCGCGCCACATCGCCGCCAAGGCGCAGGCGCCGCTGGTGCCCGGCACCCCCGACCCGGTCAAGGACGCCGACGAGGTGGTCGCCTTCGCCAAGGAGTACGGCGTACCGGTCGCGATCAAGGCCGCGTTCGGTGGTGGTGGCCGCGGCATGAAGGTGGCCCGCACCATCGAGGAGATCCCCGAGCTGTTCGAGTCGGCGACCCGCGAGGCGGTCGCCGCGTTCGGTCGTGGCGAGTGCTTCGTCGAGCGTTACCTGGACAAGCCGCGCCACGTCGAGGCCCAGGTCATCGCCGACACCCACGGCAACGTCGTCGTCGCCGGCACCCGCGACTGCTCGCTGCAGCGCCGCTTCCAGAAGCTGGTCGAGGAGGCCCCCGCGCCCTTCCTCACCGACGCGCAGCGCAAGGAGATCCACGAGTCCGCTAAGCGGATTTGCAAGGAGGCCGGATACTACGGCGCCGGCACGGTTGAGTACCTCGTCGGCCAGGACGGCCTGATTTCCTTCCTCGAGGTCAACACCCGCCTGCAGGTCGAGCACCCGGTGACCGAGGAGACCGCAGGCATCGACCTGGTGCTGCAGCAGTTCAAGATCGCCAACGGCGAGAAGCTGGACATCACCGAGGACCCGACCCCGCGTGGACACGCCATCGAGTTCCGGATCAACGGCGAGGACGCCGGTCGCGGCTTCCTGCCCGCGCCCGGCCCGGTCACCCGTTACGACATCCCCACCGGCCCCGGCGTGCGGCTGGACTCCGGGGTCGAGGCCGGATCGGTGATCGGCGGCCAGTTCGACTCCATGCTGTCGAAGCTGATCGTGTACGGCGCCACCCGCGAAGAGGCGCTGGCCCGCTCGCGTCGTGCGCTGGCCGAGTTCCACGTCGAAGGCCTCGCGACCGTCATCCCGTTCCACCGCGCCGTCGTCTCCGACCCGGCGTTCATCGGCGACGACAACGGCTTCACCGTGCACACCCGCTGGATCGAGACCGAGTGGGACAACACCATCGAGCCGTTCACCGGCGGTGTGCCCATCGATGAAGACGAGAACCTGCCGCGGCAGACCGTCGTCGTTGAGGTCGGTGGCCGACGCCTCGAGGTGTCGCTGCCGGGTGACCTGGCGCTGGGCGGTGGCGGCGGTCCCGCGACCGATTCCGTCGGCGCGATCCGCAAGAAGCCGAAGGCGCGCAAGCGCGGTGCCGGCGGCGGCGCGGCCGCGTCAGGTGACGCGGTGACCGCGCCGATGCAGGGCACCGTCGTGAAGGTGGCCGTCGAAGAGGGCCAAGAGGTGTCGACCGGCGACCTGGTCGTGGTGCTGGAGGCCATGAAGATGGAGAACCCGGTCACCGCGCACAAGGACGGTGTGATCACCGGCCTGGCCGTCGAGCCCGGCGCCGCCATCACTCAGGGCACGGTGCTCGCCGAAATCAAGTAG